TCGGCGCATCGCCGGCGGCCATCTTCGAAATCATGTGGCGATCGCCACCGAACAACAGGACGAAGAAACCGAAGATCGCGGTCCAGAAGCCTGCCGACACCCAGCCGAACAGCAGGACGAACAGCACCAGCACGGCAAATTCGAGCGGATCGGCGCCGTGATACGGCAGCACCGAGGCCATGAAGTGCGTGGCCAGTGCGGTCTGCGCGATCATCAGCACGAGCAGCATCCAGCGGCGACGGCGCCCGGCCTGCGACCACTTGCCCTTGGGATCGGGGGCGTCGCGCACGAGCGGATCGGGATCGGCGCGGCCGGTCAACTTGCGCCACAGACGCGCGAGCGGATTGAGCGACCAGGGACGGGGCAGGAGAGACGCACGACGCACCGGCGGCGCGACGCGAAGCGTTTGCACGCCGCGCACTTCGTTCAGGCCCGCCGCCGCGGCCAGCGAGCCGCCTTCGGTGAGCGCGAGACGCACGGGTTGCGAGGCGAGCACCGCATTGCTGTCGGACTCGATTTCCGCCGTGTCGCGAGCGTGCCATGCCGCGCTCGCCCCAGGCGTGGCCGCAGCCGCATCCGAAGCGGGTAGCGCGACCAGCTCCCGCGGCGTGCCGGTGGCGGACTCGGAGAGGTCGGGCGCATTCGCGGCGTCCACGGCGTCGGCGGCGCCGCCGTTCGCCATGCGTGCGGCGAGCAGACGCTGAATGCGCGTGAGCACGTCGAGCGAATCGCCGCCCTCACGCTTCGCTTGCGCGAGCAGGGCGCGGCGTTTCTCCGCGGGCAGGGGCAACCGGTTGACGTACAGCTCGTCGACCGGAATATCGGAGCGGTCGCTCACTCGGGGGGTAACAGGTAGCTCCACGTTTCGGATAGGGTATTGCTGCCGTTGCGCAGGTAAGCGCGCATTTCGACGGGTTTCTCGGAATCGAGGCGGCGCATGCGCAGCATGACGCGGTAGCCTCCCGTGACGTCATTGCGCTGCGTCTGCACTTCGAGGATCTTGCCGTTGCCGTCGATGGATACATTGCCTTCGACCTTGGCATCGTCCGGCAGTTTCTTGAGCGCCGGGCCCTCGAAATCGAGTGCAAACAGCAGACTGTCGTCTGGTTTCCCCCGGTAGCCGTGTCCTCGACGGCTTTGCGTCACCCACGCCGTGGGAGGGCGTTTGTCGTTATCTTTCTGCCAGGAAAGCTTGTACTCGAGCGAGTACGGTTGCTTGGGTTTGGGAGGCGAGTCCGGCACCCAGTACGCGACGATATTATCGTTCGTTTCGTCCGGCGTCGGGATCTGCACGAGCTCCACGCGGCCCTGGCCCCACTTGCCCTTGGGCTCGACCCAGGCGCTCGGCCGCAGTTCGTAGTGGTCTTCGAGGTCCTGGTAATCGGTGAAGTCGCGATCGCGCTGGATCAGGCCGAAACCGCTTGGGTTGGACAACGCGAACGACGACACGAGCAGGCGTTTCGGATTGACGAGCGGACGCCAGATCCACTCGCCGGTTCCCGACTGGATCGACAGGCCGTCGGAGTCGTGCACTTCGGGACGATAGTCGGGCACGGCGGGCGGCTGGTTCTCGCCGAAGAAGAACATGCTGGTGAGCGGCGCGATACCGAGCTTGGTGACGTTCTCGCGCAGGAACAGTTCGGCCTTCACGTCCACGGTGGTGTCCACGCCGGGCCGCAGCGTGAAGCGGTACGCTCCGGTCGCGCGCGGCGAGTCGAGCAACGCGTAGATGGTCAGCTCTTTGGCGCCGGGCGCCGGGCGCTGAATCCAGAATTCGGTGAAGCGCGGGAATTCCTCGCCGGAGTTCAGCGCGGTATCGAGCGCGAGACCGCGTGCGGACAGGCCGTAGGTCTGGTTCTTGCCAAGTGCGCGGAAGTAGCTCGCGCCGAGGAAGACCATCACTTCGTCCTTGTACTTCGGCGTATTGACCGGGAAGTGGATACGGAAGCCCGCGAAGCCGAGCCCGCGCAATTGTTTCTGGTCGACCTTGAGTGCGCCGAAGTCGAACATGTCGGGGCTGTAGCGCACTTCGCGCGCGGTGTTGCCCACGAGTTCGTTGATCTTGACGGGACGGTCGTAGTACGAGCCCTCATGGAAGAACATCAGCTCGAACGGCAGCTTCTGCGCACGCCACAGCGCCTTCTCGGGCTTGAAGCGGATGTTGCGATAGCGATCGTAGCTGAGGTTCTGGAGATCCTTGGGCAGGTTCGGATC
The Pandoraea pulmonicola DNA segment above includes these coding regions:
- a CDS encoding glucan biosynthesis protein G translates to MISHRALRLALAGVLSVCALFSGAAHAFSFDDVAKQARTLANNRYKPKDPNLPKDLQNLSYDRYRNIRFKPEKALWRAQKLPFELMFFHEGSYYDRPVKINELVGNTAREVRYSPDMFDFGALKVDQKQLRGLGFAGFRIHFPVNTPKYKDEVMVFLGASYFRALGKNQTYGLSARGLALDTALNSGEEFPRFTEFWIQRPAPGAKELTIYALLDSPRATGAYRFTLRPGVDTTVDVKAELFLRENVTKLGIAPLTSMFFFGENQPPAVPDYRPEVHDSDGLSIQSGTGEWIWRPLVNPKRLLVSSFALSNPSGFGLIQRDRDFTDYQDLEDHYELRPSAWVEPKGKWGQGRVELVQIPTPDETNDNIVAYWVPDSPPKPKQPYSLEYKLSWQKDNDKRPPTAWVTQSRRGHGYRGKPDDSLLFALDFEGPALKKLPDDAKVEGNVSIDGNGKILEVQTQRNDVTGGYRVMLRMRRLDSEKPVEMRAYLRNGSNTLSETWSYLLPPE